ATATTGCAAATGGCATTGCAGGATGATAACATATGGATTGCGACTACAGATTCTTCTGTACATAGATGGCCTGCTGAAGGACGCAATCCTCAAAAGGCCTTGCAAAGAGGTGCATCGTTTTTGGCTGGGAATTTGTCCTTCTCAAGAGCAAGGGTTTCTCTTGAAGGATCTACCCTAGTATGTGATGCTTTTAGTCTTTTTTCTGCAGCTAGTCTTGCGACAACTGTATAAGTATTCATGCTACTTTGCTTTACCCACAAGTATCATACTATTACGATTGCAACATTGCAGGTCCCTGTGTTTAAAGAGCCAGAATTCACAATTCCTGGTACTCCAGGAATCGTGCAacatgaaatattaaataatcgGAGGCATGTCTTGACTAAGGTACTTTTACGCTTGACTCATTGATTATGATGTTACACAAATCTTTTCCTCTTCTCTTTCCGTTGTCATTATTGATGGATTATCATGCAAGAATGTTTTTGAGTTTCTAATAAATGAGATATTTATATTGGTTGCTTCTGGTAGGATTCAGTCGGTTCAGTAAAGCTTTGGGAGATTACCAGAGGCATTGTGGTGGAGGACTATGGGAAGGTCTGATAAATCATCTTGCTTTGCATAGTTTCAGCCACTAGAATAATGCATGTATTAGAGTAGTATTGGGATAAGCCTTCAGATGTTATAGTTAGTGTTGCTGGAAAATTTCATGATAATTTCCTCCAGCGTTACAACTGTTGTTGCTTGTAACCTTTTTCTTTAAGATATTAAATCTGTTGTCTATTGCATTAATTCTCCTATTTTGCAATTTCAGGTCCCCTTTgatgaaaaaaaggaagaactATTTGAGATGGTAAAGATGCAATAATTTGATTTCACATTTTCATTCCAATTATGTTGATTCGATGGTTATTCCTCTTGATTTTGTGCTTGTAGGTAAGCATACCTGCATGGTTCTCGGTTGACACAAGGCTTGGTAGCTTGTCTGTCCATTTGGATACTCCACAGTGTTTTTCTGCAGAGATGTATTCAGCAGACCTTAACATTTCTGGGAAACCCGAGGATGATAAGGTAAATGcatcaattaattttcttaaatctCTTCTTGAGTATGTGTCAGGATCTGAAAGTAATATTATCTGCTGTTTATGAAGTCAGTTATCTCATCCATCTAGTGTTTCATGACCGAGTTTTTGAAGTCGGCTTTCAAATCATACAAGGACATGATAACTGGTCTGCAAAGAGTTTCATGAGATCAAGCACAAATATACAGACTTGATGATAACATGTCGAAGCGGCATTTGATTTGATATCGTGATGCAGGTTAATCTTGCTCGAGAAACACTTAAAGGTCTCCTGACTCATTGGTTGACCAAAAGAAGGCAGAGACATGGTTCTCAGGCTTCATCGACCAATGGGGACGTGTTGTCTGGGAAGGATTTTAGTGCTAAAAGTCTTGCCCATTCGAGGATAGAGGTTGATGGCAATGCTGAGAATGACTCCATGGTGTATCCTCCATTTGAATTTTCCACTGTCTCGCCTCCTTCGATCATCACTGAAGGTTCTCAGGGAGGTCCatggaggaaaaaaataacTGATTTGGACGGAACTGAAGATGAGAAGGACATTCCTTGGTGGTGTATTGATTGTGTGGTGAATTGTCGTTTGCCACCGAGAGAAAATATAAAGTAACTTTCTGACATTATGTTTTCTCATACATAGTGATTTTGCTAGGTGCATGGATTAGTTGTGGGGTAATCCTGTCTGGAAGTAATATGCAACTTTGTGAAATCATCAGATAACAACTGAAGATGtatttaacttttatgcaggtGCAGTTTTTACTTGCATCCTTGCGAAGGTTCCACTGTTCAGATACTCACACAAGGAAAACTCAGCGCGCCTCGGATATTGAGGATACACAAAGTAAGTTTGCTAGATGCAGCAAAACATATATGGGTGAGGTTCAATTGTTTTCTATTCATGATTATTGATCCTTACAGCGTGCAACTTGTGATTGTTAGAACTGTTTAGATCTAAATATGTACTGGATAATCTTTTTCCGATTATTTGTATGTGCCCCCACAATAATCCTGGCCTTGGAAGGTAGATTTAATGGAGTTACCAATTCTTTGTCATGtttgagttgctctttttgTGAAGAATACGACAGTCATTTTTTATGCGAAGATTCTAGTAATTTATCAAGTTtcgaaatttcaattttttattttaggtcCCAAGACCtgtataatatttttcatttaattggaATCTGAGAGTTTATGCAGTTTTGGATATTAAGTTTGACTGTGAAATGGCCATATTATGCTATTGTGGCATACATGATTTAGTACTGGACTGAGCAAACCCAAAATTAGGTAAATCCGGAGGTTGTGCAGTCTGTTTGCGGCATCAATGAAAAACTTGACATCTAATATCTTAAAGCTGTCCCCCCCACGTACTACACACAGGCCTGCTTTCAGTTGCCCAGCAGAGGAACACCTTCTCATATGTATTGTTGTTTTTGCTCATGTAGGTTGTAAATTATGTCATAGAAAAGATGGTCCTTGATAAACCAATGGACAATATAAGCAGTGAAGGAACATTTGGAGGGCCGTTACAACATTCTGCCATTGGTGATGGATCTGGATTAAAGCCAATTCCGAAATTTAAACCCTTGATAGAAATTTTGTGCAATAATCAGGCAAGtggaatttttttatctcCATGTGGTCAATCTGTTCATTTCATCAGATCACGTCTGGTCGTGCTGCCGATACTGAACTCCCTGATATTTGTCCTGAAGTTTCATTTGGCTTTCTGACCCTCTGG
The sequence above is drawn from the Punica granatum isolate Tunisia-2019 chromosome 5, ASM765513v2, whole genome shotgun sequence genome and encodes:
- the LOC116208088 gene encoding WD repeat-containing protein 48 homolog isoform X2, which encodes MHRVGSAGNTSNSSRPRKEKRLTYVLNYADDEKHCAGINCLALSKPASDGGDYLFTGSRDGTLKRWELNENAATCSATFESHVDWVNDAVLAGDNVLVSCSSDATLKAWNCLSEGTCIRTLRQHSDYVTCLATAKKNSNVVASAGLGGEVFIWDLEAALAPISKSNDPTEDDCSNGVTSGANPLPVGTLRTIGSSSSISAHLNQSSGYAPTAAKGHKESVYALAMNDTGTLLVSGGTEKVVRVWDPRSGLKTMKLKGHTDNIRALIMDPTGRYCLSGSSDSMIRLWDIGQQRCVHSYAVHTDSVWALASTPSFSHVYSGGRDMSLYLTDLSTRESLLLCTEEHPILQMALQDDNIWIATTDSSVHRWPAEGRNPQKALQRGASFLAGNLSFSRARVSLEGSTLVPVFKEPEFTIPGTPGIVQHEILNNRRHVLTKDSVGSVKLWEITRGIVVEDYGKVPFDEKKEELFEMVSIPAWFSVDTRLGSLSVHLDTPQCFSAEMYSADLNISGKPEDDKVNLARETLKGLLTHWLTKRRQRHGSQASSTNGDVLSGKDFSAKSLAHSRIEVDGNAENDSMVYPPFEFSTVSPPSIITEGSQGGPWRKKITDLDGTEDEKDIPWWCIDCVVNCRLPPRENIKCSFYLHPCEGSTVQILTQGKLSAPRILRIHKVSLLDAAKHIWVVNYVIEKMVLDKPMDNISSEGTFGGPLQHSAIGDGSGLKPIPKFKPLIEILCNNQVLPPDMSLATVRAYIWKKPEDLVLNYRVVQPK
- the LOC116208088 gene encoding WD repeat-containing protein 48 homolog isoform X1; the encoded protein is MHRVGSAGNTSNSSRPRKEKRLTYVLNYADDEKSSLYMQHCAGINCLALSKPASDGGDYLFTGSRDGTLKRWELNENAATCSATFESHVDWVNDAVLAGDNVLVSCSSDATLKAWNCLSEGTCIRTLRQHSDYVTCLATAKKNSNVVASAGLGGEVFIWDLEAALAPISKSNDPTEDDCSNGVTSGANPLPVGTLRTIGSSSSISAHLNQSSGYAPTAAKGHKESVYALAMNDTGTLLVSGGTEKVVRVWDPRSGLKTMKLKGHTDNIRALIMDPTGRYCLSGSSDSMIRLWDIGQQRCVHSYAVHTDSVWALASTPSFSHVYSGGRDMSLYLTDLSTRESLLLCTEEHPILQMALQDDNIWIATTDSSVHRWPAEGRNPQKALQRGASFLAGNLSFSRARVSLEGSTLVPVFKEPEFTIPGTPGIVQHEILNNRRHVLTKDSVGSVKLWEITRGIVVEDYGKVPFDEKKEELFEMVSIPAWFSVDTRLGSLSVHLDTPQCFSAEMYSADLNISGKPEDDKVNLARETLKGLLTHWLTKRRQRHGSQASSTNGDVLSGKDFSAKSLAHSRIEVDGNAENDSMVYPPFEFSTVSPPSIITEGSQGGPWRKKITDLDGTEDEKDIPWWCIDCVVNCRLPPRENIKCSFYLHPCEGSTVQILTQGKLSAPRILRIHKVSLLDAAKHIWVVNYVIEKMVLDKPMDNISSEGTFGGPLQHSAIGDGSGLKPIPKFKPLIEILCNNQVLPPDMSLATVRAYIWKKPEDLVLNYRVVQPK
- the LOC116208088 gene encoding WD repeat-containing protein 48 homolog isoform X4; translated protein: MHRVGSAGNTSNSSRPRKEKRLTYVLNYADDEKHCAGINCLALSKPASDGGDYLFTGSRDGTLKRWELNENAATCSATFESHVDWVNDAVLAGDNVLVSCSSDATLKAWNCLSEGTCIRTLRQHSDYVTCLATAKKNSNVVASAGLGGEVFIWDLEAALAPISKSNDPTEDDCSNGVTSGANPLPVGTLRTIGSSSSISAHLNQSSGYAPTAAKGHKESVYALAMNDTGTLLVSGGTEKVVRVWDPRSGLKTMKLKGHTDNIRALIMDPTGRYCLSGSSDSMIRLWDIGQQRCVHSYAVHTDSVWALASTPSFSHVYSGGRDMSLYLTDLSTRESLLLCTEEHPILQMALQDDNIWIATTDSSVHRWPAEGRNPQKALQRGASFLAGNLSFSRARVSLEGSTLVPVFKEPEFTIPGTPGIVQHEILNNRRHVLTKDSVGSVKLWEITRGIVVEDYGKVPFDEKKEELFEMVSIPAWFSVDTRLGSLSVHLDTPQCFSAEMYSADLNISGKPEDDKVNLARETLKGLLTHWLTKRRQRHGSQASSTNGDVLSGKDFSAKSLAHSRIEVDGNAENDSMVYPPFEFSTVSPPSIITEGSQGGPWRKKITDLDGTEDEKDIPWWCIDCVVNCRLPPRENIKCSFYLHPCEGSTVQILTQGKLSAPRILRIHKVVNYVIEKMVLDKPMDNISSEGTFGGPLQHSAIGDGSGLKPIPKFKPLIEILCNNQVLPPDMSLATVRAYIWKKPEDLVLNYRVVQPK